Proteins encoded by one window of Halorussus salinus:
- a CDS encoding sodium:calcium antiporter — MSLALSLGIAVVSTAVIWKGSVWLEEAAEELAAYYGLPAIIQGAVVAAVGSSFPELSSTVIATFVHGDFELGAAAIVGSAVFNILVIPAVSTLAGTENLEADRAVVFKETQFYMVSVAATLVVFSFAVIYFPSSDGTLSGTLNRPLALLLVALYVLYVFIQYLDTRDLREERTVDANPLRLWATLAVSLVVIVVGVEGLVDAVLEFEEILGIPSFFWGLTVVAIVTSLPDTFVSVRSSQKGEGVTSLANVLGSNVFDLLVALPAGVLVAGATTVNFGVAVPMMAALVAATVLFFALARTDLELTPGEAYALLVAYAAFVGWLLLETAGVTTLIG; from the coding sequence GTGTCCCTCGCGCTCTCGCTCGGCATCGCTGTCGTCTCGACCGCCGTCATCTGGAAGGGAAGCGTCTGGCTCGAGGAGGCCGCCGAGGAGTTAGCGGCCTACTACGGCCTGCCCGCCATCATCCAAGGCGCGGTCGTCGCCGCGGTCGGCTCTAGCTTCCCGGAGCTGTCGAGTACGGTCATCGCCACGTTCGTCCACGGCGACTTCGAACTCGGCGCGGCGGCCATCGTCGGTTCGGCGGTGTTCAATATCCTCGTCATTCCGGCCGTCTCGACGCTCGCTGGCACGGAGAACCTCGAAGCCGACCGGGCGGTCGTGTTCAAGGAGACGCAGTTCTACATGGTCTCGGTCGCGGCCACGCTGGTCGTGTTCTCCTTTGCGGTCATCTACTTCCCGAGTTCCGACGGGACGCTCAGCGGGACGCTCAATCGACCGCTCGCGCTCCTGCTGGTCGCGCTCTACGTCCTCTACGTCTTCATCCAGTACCTCGACACGCGAGACCTGCGCGAGGAGCGCACCGTGGACGCGAACCCGCTCCGCCTCTGGGCGACGCTCGCGGTGAGCCTCGTCGTCATCGTGGTCGGCGTCGAGGGACTGGTCGATGCCGTCCTCGAATTCGAGGAGATACTCGGCATCCCGAGCTTCTTCTGGGGGCTGACGGTCGTCGCCATCGTCACCAGCCTGCCCGACACGTTCGTCAGCGTGCGCTCCTCGCAGAAGGGCGAGGGCGTCACCAGCCTCGCGAACGTCCTCGGGAGCAACGTCTTCGACCTGTTGGTGGCGCTCCCCGCGGGCGTCCTCGTCGCAGGCGCGACCACGGTGAACTTCGGCGTCGCGGTCCCGATGATGGCCGCGCTGGTCGCCGCGACGGTCCTGTTCTTCGCGCTCGCTCGGACCGACCTCGAACTCACGCCCGGCGAGGCCTACGCGCTGTTGGTCGCCTACGCCGCGTTCGTCGGGTGGCTCCTGCTCGAAACCGCGGGCGTGACGACGCTCATCGGATGA
- the deoC gene encoding deoxyribose-phosphate aldolase — translation MNDAELAAKIDHTVLGPETTLADVEELLDAAAEYGMNACIPPCYVAEADEYAPDVTLATVIGFPHGQHATAAKREEAVLAYEDGADELDMVINVGRLKAGDHETVREDIEEVVAAVPIPVKVIIETALLTDDEKHAACEAAEEADAAFVKTSTGFADGGAEVADVELMSEYLPVKASGGVGNYEQAKAMFDAGAERIGASSGVEIVEDFRNNY, via the coding sequence ATGAACGACGCGGAACTCGCCGCGAAGATAGACCACACCGTCCTCGGACCGGAGACGACCCTCGCCGACGTGGAGGAACTCCTCGACGCGGCCGCGGAGTACGGCATGAACGCCTGCATCCCGCCGTGCTACGTCGCCGAGGCCGACGAGTACGCACCGGACGTGACCCTCGCCACGGTAATCGGCTTCCCGCACGGTCAGCACGCCACCGCGGCCAAGCGCGAGGAGGCCGTCCTCGCCTACGAAGACGGCGCGGACGAGTTGGATATGGTCATCAACGTCGGCCGTCTGAAGGCCGGAGACCACGAGACGGTTCGCGAGGACATCGAGGAGGTCGTCGCCGCGGTCCCGATTCCGGTGAAGGTCATCATCGAGACGGCGCTGCTCACCGACGACGAGAAACACGCCGCCTGCGAGGCCGCCGAGGAGGCCGACGCGGCGTTCGTCAAGACCTCGACCGGGTTCGCCGACGGCGGTGCCGAAGTCGCGGACGTGGAACTGATGAGCGAGTACCTGCCGGTGAAAGCCAGCGGCGGCGTCGGCAACTACGAGCAGGCGAAGGCGATGTTCGACGCGGGGGCCGAGCGCATCGGCGCGAGTTCGGGCGTCGAAATCGTCGAAGACTTCCGGAACAACTACTGA
- a CDS encoding tRNA (N(6)-L-threonylcarbamoyladenosine(37)-C(2))-methylthiotransferase — MARYHIETYGCTSNRGESRQIERRLRDAGHHRVEGAQQADVAILNTCTVVEKTERNMLRRAEELEDETADLIVTGCMALAQGEEFRDAGVDADVLHWDEVPEAVTNGECPTTTPDAEPVLDGVIGILPIARGCMSDCSYCITKKATGKIDSPPVEENVEKARALVHAGAKEIRITGQDTGVYGWDEGERKLHELLDRICDIEGDFRVRVGMANPKGVHGIRDELAEVFAENEKLYNFIHAPVQSGSDDVLGDMRRQHQVEEYVEIVETFEEHLDYWTLSTDFIVGFPTEEDEDHAQSMALLRETRPEKINVTRFSKRPGTDAADMKGLGGQVKKDRSKEMTDAKMEVVAEAYDAMVGETHEVLAVEEGTGDSVKCYDEAYRQVIVQNAPDHGVEVGDFVDVEITGHQTVYAFGEPV, encoded by the coding sequence ATGGCCCGGTATCACATCGAAACCTACGGTTGCACGTCGAACCGGGGCGAGAGCCGCCAGATAGAGCGGCGGCTCCGCGACGCGGGCCACCACCGCGTCGAGGGCGCCCAGCAAGCCGACGTGGCCATCCTCAACACCTGCACGGTCGTCGAGAAGACCGAGCGCAACATGCTCCGGCGGGCCGAGGAGCTAGAGGACGAGACGGCCGACCTCATCGTCACCGGTTGCATGGCTTTGGCGCAGGGCGAGGAGTTCCGCGACGCGGGCGTGGACGCCGACGTACTCCACTGGGACGAGGTGCCCGAGGCGGTCACGAACGGCGAGTGTCCGACGACGACGCCGGACGCCGAACCCGTGTTGGACGGCGTTATCGGCATTCTGCCCATCGCTCGGGGCTGTATGTCCGACTGCTCGTACTGCATCACGAAGAAGGCGACCGGGAAGATAGATTCACCGCCCGTCGAGGAGAACGTCGAGAAGGCCCGCGCGCTGGTCCACGCCGGGGCGAAGGAGATTCGAATCACGGGACAGGACACCGGCGTCTACGGCTGGGACGAGGGCGAGCGCAAGCTACACGAACTGCTGGACCGCATCTGCGACATCGAGGGCGACTTCCGCGTCCGGGTCGGAATGGCGAACCCGAAGGGCGTCCACGGCATCCGCGACGAGTTAGCCGAAGTCTTCGCCGAGAACGAGAAGCTGTACAACTTCATCCACGCGCCGGTCCAGTCCGGAAGCGACGACGTGCTGGGCGACATGCGCCGCCAGCACCAAGTCGAGGAGTACGTCGAAATCGTCGAGACCTTCGAGGAGCATCTGGACTACTGGACGCTCTCGACCGACTTCATCGTCGGCTTCCCCACCGAGGAGGACGAAGACCACGCCCAGAGCATGGCGCTGCTGCGCGAGACCCGCCCCGAGAAGATAAACGTCACCAGATTCTCGAAGCGCCCCGGCACCGACGCCGCCGACATGAAGGGACTGGGCGGGCAGGTCAAGAAGGACCGCTCGAAGGAGATGACCGACGCGAAGATGGAGGTCGTCGCCGAGGCCTACGACGCGATGGTCGGCGAGACCCACGAGGTGCTGGCGGTCGAGGAGGGAACCGGCGACTCCGTGAAGTGCTACGACGAAGCCTACCGGCAGGTCATCGTCCAGAACGCGCCCGACCACGGCGTCGAGGTCGGTGACTTCGTGGACGTGGAAATCACGGGCCACCAGACGGTGTACGCGTTCGGCGAACCGGTCTGA
- a CDS encoding plastocyanin/azurin family copper-binding protein: protein MSRNRRPDRRTVLKTSGVVLATGALSGCLAGGQGSPDGSATDTEETPTPSDSATTDSETTTDSDGSTATVEVGPGGEFTFAPSGDRPLVVAPGTTVEFVWKSDNHNVVVDDQPDDADWEGTPDGPGTVYERGYSLSHTFEEPGRYAFHCAPHESIGMRGTIFVTPEDATAEFATADDLPVEVGPNDELTFSPGTDRPLSVATGTEVPFVWKSDDHNVVVESQPDDADWEGTAGDATTLYDEGHEYSHTFETAGTYRFYCQAHRSAGMVATIVVEDE, encoded by the coding sequence ATGTCACGTAATCGCCGCCCCGACCGCCGAACCGTGCTGAAAACCAGCGGCGTGGTCCTCGCGACCGGCGCGCTCTCCGGGTGTCTCGCCGGAGGGCAGGGCAGTCCCGACGGTTCCGCGACCGACACCGAGGAGACCCCAACGCCGTCGGATTCGGCGACGACCGATTCCGAGACGACGACCGATTCGGACGGCTCGACCGCTACGGTGGAGGTGGGTCCCGGCGGAGAGTTCACCTTCGCGCCCTCCGGCGACCGGCCGCTCGTCGTCGCCCCCGGAACGACCGTCGAGTTCGTCTGGAAGTCCGACAACCACAACGTCGTCGTGGACGACCAACCGGACGACGCCGATTGGGAGGGAACGCCCGACGGCCCCGGAACCGTCTACGAGCGGGGCTACTCCCTGTCGCACACGTTCGAGGAGCCGGGGCGATACGCGTTCCACTGCGCGCCCCACGAGTCCATCGGCATGAGGGGCACCATATTCGTCACGCCCGAGGACGCGACCGCCGAGTTCGCCACGGCCGACGACCTCCCCGTGGAAGTCGGGCCGAACGACGAACTGACGTTCTCGCCCGGCACCGACCGGCCGCTGTCGGTGGCCACCGGGACCGAGGTACCGTTCGTCTGGAAGTCCGACGACCACAACGTCGTGGTCGAGAGCCAACCCGACGACGCCGACTGGGAAGGGACTGCGGGCGACGCCACGACCCTCTACGACGAGGGCCACGAGTACAGCCACACCTTCGAGACGGCCGGGACCTATCGGTTCTACTGTCAGGCCCACCGCTCGGCGGGCATGGTCGCCACTATCGTCGTCGAAGACGAGTAG
- a CDS encoding HIT family protein yields the protein MEQVFAPWRIEWVERDDDEDIEGCVFCTFADRDDDRENLVVARSDHAFVLFNNYPYNPGHAMVIPRDHTGDYRDLSEEALLDHARLKQRTFDALEAALSPTGFNAGLNLGQGAGGSIDDHLHTHVVPRWEGDTNFMPVVSDTKVIVEAIDETYDRVREAFAEQDGAEVPDDDERAIRFRF from the coding sequence ATGGAACAGGTCTTCGCACCGTGGCGCATCGAGTGGGTGGAGCGAGACGATGACGAGGACATCGAGGGTTGTGTCTTCTGTACGTTCGCCGACCGGGACGACGACCGCGAGAACCTCGTCGTCGCCCGGAGCGACCACGCCTTCGTGCTGTTCAACAACTACCCCTACAATCCGGGCCACGCGATGGTCATCCCCCGCGACCACACCGGCGACTACCGAGACCTCTCCGAGGAGGCCCTGCTGGACCACGCTCGCCTCAAGCAACGGACCTTCGACGCCTTGGAGGCGGCGCTCTCGCCGACGGGGTTCAACGCGGGTCTCAATCTCGGGCAGGGCGCGGGCGGCTCCATCGACGACCACCTCCACACCCACGTCGTCCCGCGGTGGGAGGGCGACACTAACTTCATGCCCGTCGTCTCGGACACGAAAGTCATCGTGGAAGCGATAGACGAGACCTACGACCGGGTGCGCGAGGCGTTCGCCGAGCAGGACGGCGCGGAGGTCCCCGACGACGACGAGCGCGCGATTCGCTTTCGGTTCTGA
- the tmk gene encoding dTMP kinase has product MLITLEGLDGSGKTTVWEVLREEFPEFVFTHEPTDTWYGEAVNRSMEDDDTDPLAELFLFTADHAAHLSETVRPALDEGKVVVSDRYSDSRYAYQAVSIEGAVKRPLEYIRGVHQPWTRPPDATLYFDVDPETGAARSGATNKFEQAAFLSQVESNYERLRNAEPERFVRIDASRSPEEVIDSAVDVVERLLSERDE; this is encoded by the coding sequence ATGCTTATCACCTTGGAGGGTCTCGACGGGAGCGGCAAGACGACCGTCTGGGAGGTCCTGCGCGAGGAGTTCCCCGAGTTCGTCTTCACTCACGAACCGACCGACACGTGGTACGGCGAGGCGGTCAACCGCTCCATGGAGGACGACGATACCGACCCGCTAGCCGAGTTGTTCCTCTTCACCGCCGACCACGCGGCCCACCTCTCGGAGACGGTCCGGCCCGCGCTCGACGAGGGGAAGGTCGTCGTCTCCGACCGCTACTCGGACTCGCGGTACGCCTATCAGGCCGTCAGCATCGAGGGAGCGGTCAAGCGCCCGCTGGAGTACATCCGAGGAGTCCACCAGCCGTGGACGCGGCCGCCGGACGCGACGCTGTACTTCGACGTGGACCCCGAGACGGGCGCGGCCCGGAGCGGCGCGACCAACAAGTTCGAGCAGGCCGCGTTCCTGAGTCAGGTCGAGTCCAATTACGAGCGACTGCGCAACGCCGAACCCGAGCGGTTCGTCCGCATCGACGCCTCCCGGTCGCCCGAGGAGGTCATCGACTCGGCGGTGGACGTGGTAGAGCGCCTGCTCTCGGAGCGCGACGAATAG
- a CDS encoding cation diffusion facilitator family transporter produces MSERSMRRVGAIVLGVNVLLVVAKGLVWWTTGSLAVGSEAVNSLADSAYSIVILAGLYLTTQPPDFSHPHGHERIEPFVSLFIAVGVFAAGAGVLWRATSSVLSGQVGAAVTSPAAVGVLVGTAAVKFGLYRYCLRVAEETRSPALTATALDNRNDILTASAALVGVLGGTVGLPVLDPIAAAVVSVGILYTGYEIVQDNVDYLVGSAPPEDLRVEIIRRALDHPDVEGAHDVIAHYVGPEIDVSLHIEVEGDRTLFEAHDIETDIVESIRELDEVDDVFVHVDPKELGEWKDDETIDELVEDGASRP; encoded by the coding sequence ATGAGCGAGCGGAGCATGCGCCGCGTCGGCGCAATCGTCCTCGGAGTCAACGTCCTGCTGGTCGTCGCCAAGGGGCTGGTCTGGTGGACGACCGGGAGCCTCGCGGTCGGCTCCGAGGCGGTCAACAGCCTCGCCGACTCGGCGTACAGCATCGTCATCCTCGCGGGACTCTATCTGACGACCCAACCGCCCGACTTCAGCCACCCGCACGGCCACGAGCGCATCGAGCCGTTCGTCTCGCTGTTCATCGCTGTCGGCGTGTTCGCGGCGGGCGCGGGCGTCCTCTGGCGGGCGACCTCCTCCGTGCTTTCGGGGCAGGTCGGGGCCGCCGTCACTTCCCCGGCCGCGGTGGGCGTGCTGGTCGGCACCGCCGCGGTGAAGTTCGGTCTCTACCGCTACTGTCTGCGAGTCGCCGAGGAGACCCGCTCGCCCGCGCTGACCGCCACCGCGCTCGACAACCGCAACGACATCCTGACCGCGAGCGCGGCGCTGGTCGGCGTGCTGGGCGGGACCGTCGGTTTGCCGGTGTTGGACCCCATCGCGGCGGCCGTCGTCTCGGTCGGCATCCTCTACACGGGCTACGAAATCGTGCAGGACAACGTGGACTACCTCGTCGGGAGCGCGCCGCCCGAGGACCTGCGCGTCGAGATTATCCGCCGGGCGCTGGACCACCCCGACGTGGAGGGTGCCCACGACGTTATCGCCCACTACGTCGGCCCGGAGATAGACGTGAGCCTCCACATCGAGGTCGAGGGCGACCGGACGCTGTTCGAGGCCCACGACATCGAGACCGACATCGTGGAGTCCATCCGCGAGTTGGACGAGGTAGACGACGTGTTCGTCCACGTGGACCCGAAAGAGTTGGGCGAGTGGAAAGACGACGAGACGATAGACGAGTTGGTCGAGGACGGCGCGTCGAGACCGTGA
- the map gene encoding type II methionyl aminopeptidase produces MSETEVDLEAEKYEKHREAGEILAQVREEAADRVEVGTEQLAVAEYAEERIRELGGEPAFPVNISVDEEAAHATPGADDDTEFGEEMINLDIGVHVDGWIADTAITVDLSGNPELKEASEEALEAALDMVEPGVETGDIGAEIGSVIDGYGFNPVVNLTGHGLDQYQQHVAPNIPNRAVSQGVELEVGDVVAIEPFATDGTGKVTEGNDEEIFALEREGSVRDRQARKALEQITDEFRTLPFAQRWLDVPRAEMALRRLKMNDIVHGYPVLKEDDGKLVSQKEHTLIVTEDGCEVTTE; encoded by the coding sequence ATGAGCGAAACCGAGGTGGACCTCGAAGCCGAGAAGTACGAGAAGCACCGCGAGGCCGGAGAAATCCTCGCACAGGTCCGCGAGGAGGCCGCCGACCGCGTGGAAGTCGGCACCGAGCAGTTGGCGGTCGCCGAGTACGCCGAGGAGCGCATCCGCGAACTCGGCGGCGAACCCGCGTTCCCGGTCAACATCAGCGTGGACGAGGAGGCCGCCCACGCCACGCCGGGTGCCGACGACGACACCGAGTTCGGCGAGGAGATGATCAACCTCGACATCGGCGTCCACGTGGACGGTTGGATAGCCGACACCGCGATTACGGTGGACCTGTCGGGCAACCCCGAGCTGAAGGAGGCCAGCGAGGAGGCCCTCGAAGCGGCCCTCGACATGGTGGAACCCGGCGTCGAGACCGGTGACATCGGTGCCGAAATCGGGTCGGTCATCGACGGCTACGGGTTCAACCCCGTCGTCAACCTCACCGGTCACGGCCTCGACCAGTACCAGCAACACGTCGCGCCGAACATCCCCAACCGCGCCGTCTCCCAAGGCGTCGAGTTGGAGGTCGGCGACGTGGTGGCTATCGAACCGTTCGCCACCGACGGCACCGGCAAGGTGACGGAGGGCAACGACGAGGAGATCTTCGCCCTCGAACGCGAGGGGTCGGTCCGCGACCGACAGGCCCGGAAGGCGCTCGAACAGATCACCGACGAGTTCCGGACGCTCCCGTTCGCCCAGCGGTGGCTCGACGTGCCCCGCGCCGAGATGGCGCTGCGCCGCCTCAAGATGAACGACATCGTCCACGGCTACCCGGTTCTGAAGGAGGACGACGGGAAGCTGGTCAGCCAGAAGGAACACACCCTCATCGTCACCGAAGACGGGTGTGAAGTCACGACCGAGTAG
- a CDS encoding mechanosensitive ion channel family protein has translation MNGPNVLLQADGGELFGNVPDWLGNAFSEIIAALPRLVGAIVILLIGWVVGKALGKVVAGVADKAGLDRSARGTPIGRMMGDSRDALSNFLGKVTAWFVYALAVLAAANTLAIPILSEWIATAVSYLPAFVAGLLVIIGGFIVSDFIGDAIERTRAATQTAYAKYFANGVRMFLYFTAVVIGLDTMGIDVELLYIFAQALAWGLAAGLALAIGVGFGWGSKDYIANNMNRWAGTARSGASSMSSQQSQGSPSGDDD, from the coding sequence ATGAACGGACCAAACGTACTACTGCAAGCGGACGGCGGAGAACTGTTCGGAAACGTCCCCGACTGGCTCGGAAACGCCTTCTCGGAAATTATCGCGGCGCTCCCGAGACTCGTCGGCGCTATCGTCATCCTGCTCATCGGATGGGTCGTCGGGAAAGCCCTCGGGAAGGTCGTCGCTGGCGTCGCCGACAAGGCCGGACTCGACCGGAGCGCCCGCGGCACGCCCATCGGCCGGATGATGGGCGACTCACGCGACGCGCTGTCGAACTTCCTCGGGAAGGTCACCGCGTGGTTCGTCTACGCGCTGGCCGTCCTCGCGGCCGCGAACACGCTCGCCATCCCGATTCTCTCGGAGTGGATAGCGACCGCGGTGTCGTACCTCCCGGCGTTCGTCGCCGGACTGCTGGTCATCATCGGCGGGTTCATCGTCTCGGACTTCATCGGTGACGCCATCGAACGAACGCGCGCGGCCACCCAGACCGCCTACGCGAAGTACTTCGCCAACGGCGTCCGGATGTTCCTGTACTTCACCGCGGTCGTCATCGGTCTGGACACGATGGGCATCGACGTGGAACTGCTGTACATCTTCGCCCAAGCCCTCGCGTGGGGACTCGCCGCGGGCCTCGCGCTCGCCATCGGCGTCGGCTTCGGCTGGGGGAGTAAAGACTACATCGCCAACAACATGAACCGCTGGGCGGGCACCGCCCGGAGCGGCGCATCGAGCATGTCGTCCCAGCAAAGCCAAGGGTCGCCGTCGGGTGACGACGACTGA
- a CDS encoding DUF7835 family putative zinc beta-ribbon protein has translation MATQNHNFQAITESCDQCGRETPHEVSVQIRTESQKRENAEFSREPYRVTECEVCGAESSQRMNNA, from the coding sequence ATGGCTACACAAAATCACAACTTCCAAGCGATAACGGAATCGTGCGACCAGTGCGGACGCGAGACGCCACACGAGGTCTCCGTCCAAATTCGGACCGAGAGCCAGAAGCGCGAGAACGCCGAGTTCTCGCGGGAACCCTACCGCGTCACCGAGTGCGAAGTCTGTGGCGCGGAGTCCAGCCAGCGGATGAACAACGCGTAA